A single region of the Rhizobium sp. NLR16a genome encodes:
- a CDS encoding glycosyltransferase family 8 protein, which translates to MQQSAVIVCSDVNMLPAACCTLLSVKRNLTNADVEFLLLGIDLKPHEVAEVDNFGRLHGMAIRVLPYKTPDTGLQARGRWSAATLARLYMDRDIPEHIERLLYLDADVLAVASVDELFTRDLQGKALAAVDDYVMAFPEKAGARQRKIGMSEGGRYFNAGVLLFDWSACRARGLFARTREIFEERSHLFENNDQDALNVTFDSDWLVLDPRWNTQTGLLPFVGRPAIFHFTGRKKPWQANVPWVHRRMADRYAEDLRNTSWASFCRQPSTTDRVAGFLSHVGKQIGGLTRLARMRAYFSNS; encoded by the coding sequence TTGCAGCAGAGTGCCGTCATCGTCTGTTCTGACGTTAACATGCTCCCGGCCGCCTGCTGCACTCTGCTTTCCGTCAAGCGCAATCTTACCAATGCTGATGTAGAGTTCCTGCTTCTCGGCATTGACCTCAAGCCGCACGAGGTCGCCGAGGTCGATAATTTTGGGCGGCTTCACGGTATGGCGATCAGGGTGTTGCCCTATAAGACGCCCGACACCGGCCTCCAGGCGCGGGGCCGCTGGTCCGCCGCCACGCTGGCGCGGCTCTATATGGATCGGGATATACCAGAACATATCGAGCGCCTGCTTTACCTCGATGCCGATGTGCTCGCGGTGGCATCCGTCGACGAACTCTTCACGCGGGATCTCCAAGGCAAGGCGCTTGCTGCCGTCGACGACTATGTCATGGCCTTTCCCGAAAAGGCCGGCGCACGCCAGCGCAAGATCGGCATGAGCGAGGGCGGCCGTTACTTCAATGCCGGCGTGCTGCTGTTCGACTGGTCGGCCTGCCGGGCGAGGGGGCTTTTCGCAAGGACCCGGGAGATCTTCGAGGAACGGTCGCACCTGTTCGAGAACAACGACCAGGATGCACTGAACGTCACTTTCGATAGCGATTGGCTGGTGCTCGATCCGCGCTGGAATACGCAGACGGGCCTGCTGCCTTTCGTCGGCCGGCCGGCCATCTTTCATTTTACCGGCCGCAAGAAGCCGTGGCAGGCGAACGTTCCCTGGGTGCACCGGCGGATGGCCGATCGTTATGCCGAAGATCTTCGCAACACGTCCTGGGCGTCTTTCTGCAGGCAACCGTCGACGACGGACCGAGTGGCGGGCTTCCTCTCGCATGTGGGAAAGCAGATCGGCGGGCTGACGCGGCTTGCCCGGATGCGCGCCTATTTCAGCAACAGCTAG